A section of the Rossellomorea marisflavi genome encodes:
- a CDS encoding DUF4912 domain-containing protein, producing MLEEIIRLREQGVSFRKIAKELDMTVGKVQYQWVKYQKTVTVGQPDAGFDKSSATPKRVGRVRAKKQRPVLKSHPSAELIMTFSSFTRIYCYWMIPENWLKHTSEQLSVSGEDHPFVLRLYDVTSIAFDGHNQHSHMDTYVPAKENGWFVSGLRENRSYCMDIGWKLEDGTFLAFTRSNVIHTPRTEETQEHHRLQDLHDFEAGRIRTPNWVEHVSTYSYYVKEVKS from the coding sequence ATGCTGGAAGAAATCATCAGATTGAGGGAGCAGGGAGTTTCATTCAGGAAAATAGCCAAGGAACTTGATATGACCGTCGGCAAAGTACAGTATCAATGGGTGAAATATCAAAAGACCGTCACGGTCGGACAGCCTGATGCAGGTTTTGACAAGAGCAGCGCCACTCCCAAAAGGGTAGGCAGAGTGAGGGCGAAGAAACAGCGCCCTGTATTGAAATCCCATCCTTCCGCGGAATTGATCATGACGTTCTCAAGCTTTACCCGGATTTATTGTTACTGGATGATACCTGAAAACTGGCTCAAGCATACAAGTGAACAATTATCAGTGTCAGGGGAGGATCATCCTTTCGTATTAAGGTTATATGATGTGACGTCCATTGCATTTGACGGTCATAACCAGCACTCTCACATGGATACATATGTACCGGCCAAAGAAAATGGGTGGTTTGTATCGGGCCTTAGGGAGAACAGGAGCTACTGTATGGATATCGGCTGGAAGCTTGAAGACGGAACATTCCTGGCATTCACACGATCCAATGTGATCCATACGCCAAGGACCGAAGAAACCCAGGAACATCATCGCCTGCAGGACCTGCACGATTTTGAAGCCGGCAGGATCCGCACGCCGAACTGGGTTGAGCATGTGAGCACCTATTCATACTACGTGAAGGAGGTCAAGTCATGA
- a CDS encoding nucleotidyltransferase family protein: MKAVILAGGEGRRLRPYTLTVPKPMVPILNKPLLEYTIDLLKSQGIRDIVITTCYKADTIRSHFQDGRGHGVSITYLEEPFPLGTAGGLFRARVRFKEPILIMSGDAFTDLKLQDVISYHFRRKARMTMVTKEVNDPAGYGVCHTDSMGRLIEFREKPENWLGDEVNTGIYVMDPLLLDEYHREGQVDFSKDLIPELLASNERVFAYRTNAYWRDIGSPDQYKHAREDVMAGTIAAPFLSDLSMKGEPFMTKIRVSCPKKKKPIVFAKLMETVPSFWSSGEVVFRDQGGGRTKIINDPERGFIIYSKAQRKQQSKKLAEYYGEKIKNMAKGVEAYE, encoded by the coding sequence ATGAAGGCTGTCATTCTTGCAGGTGGGGAAGGGCGAAGACTGCGCCCATATACCCTTACGGTACCAAAACCGATGGTCCCGATCCTGAATAAGCCGCTACTGGAGTACACAATCGATCTCTTGAAGTCTCAAGGAATAAGGGATATCGTGATCACCACCTGCTACAAAGCGGATACGATCCGATCCCACTTCCAGGATGGGCGCGGACACGGTGTCAGCATAACGTACCTGGAGGAGCCGTTTCCCCTTGGGACAGCGGGCGGGCTCTTCCGGGCCAGGGTGAGGTTCAAGGAACCCATCCTGATCATGAGCGGCGATGCCTTTACCGATCTCAAGCTTCAGGATGTCATTTCGTATCACTTTCGTAGAAAGGCCCGTATGACCATGGTCACCAAGGAGGTAAACGATCCAGCTGGATACGGGGTGTGTCACACAGATAGCATGGGAAGACTGATTGAATTCAGGGAAAAGCCCGAAAACTGGCTCGGGGATGAAGTCAATACTGGCATCTATGTGATGGATCCGCTCCTACTGGATGAGTATCACCGGGAAGGACAGGTGGACTTCAGCAAGGATTTGATCCCGGAGCTCCTTGCTTCCAATGAGAGGGTGTTTGCTTACAGAACGAACGCATACTGGCGGGATATCGGAAGTCCCGATCAATATAAGCATGCGAGGGAAGATGTTATGGCAGGGACGATTGCCGCCCCTTTTCTCAGTGACCTGTCCATGAAAGGAGAGCCGTTCATGACCAAAATACGCGTTTCCTGTCCAAAAAAGAAAAAACCGATCGTGTTCGCAAAATTGATGGAAACGGTCCCTTCTTTTTGGAGCAGTGGGGAAGTGGTATTCAGGGATCAGGGCGGGGGCAGGACTAAAATCATTAATGACCCGGAACGAGGATTCATCATTTACTCAAAAGCCCAGCGAAAGCAACAATCAAAGAAACTGGCCGAATACTATGGAGAAAAAATAAAAAATATGGCTAAAGGTGTCGAAGCATATGAATGA
- a CDS encoding DUF92 domain-containing protein → MGIESILSFIGIVAGAAAGWKLKFLTASGAGMAFLVGSLIVLGSGIQGLMLLFLFFITSSLFSAFRKEEKAGVEEKLAKSSTRDWEQVAANGGVPALFAILALWTGDAGWILGFAASIAAANSDTWASEIGPLSKEAPRHFLTLSKVERGTSGGVSIVGTGASAGGALLIGGASIFLFPGISIGEASMIAAAGFLGSIFDTVIGGTIQSRSVCPECGLETEARAHCGTATVHTRGIPWMTNEMVNFLSCLLAGVLPVLFFW, encoded by the coding sequence GTGGGGATTGAATCCATCCTATCATTCATAGGGATCGTGGCTGGAGCAGCGGCAGGCTGGAAGTTGAAATTCCTGACCGCTTCGGGTGCAGGGATGGCCTTCTTGGTTGGTTCTTTGATTGTACTCGGTAGCGGCATTCAAGGCCTGATGCTCTTATTCCTTTTCTTCATCACTTCTTCTTTGTTTTCTGCCTTCAGGAAAGAAGAGAAGGCTGGTGTAGAAGAAAAACTGGCCAAGTCGTCAACTCGGGATTGGGAGCAGGTTGCGGCAAACGGTGGGGTCCCGGCACTATTTGCCATCCTGGCCCTCTGGACGGGTGATGCTGGGTGGATCTTGGGATTCGCTGCATCCATCGCCGCTGCCAATTCCGATACATGGGCTTCTGAAATCGGCCCCCTGTCGAAAGAGGCACCCCGTCACTTCCTCACCTTATCGAAGGTGGAGAGGGGAACCTCAGGCGGTGTTTCCATCGTCGGTACCGGTGCATCAGCCGGGGGCGCCTTGTTGATCGGTGGAGCTTCTATCTTCCTCTTTCCTGGCATCTCCATTGGGGAAGCTTCAATGATTGCAGCCGCAGGCTTTTTGGGTAGTATTTTTGACACGGTGATCGGAGGGACGATCCAATCCCGCTCGGTGTGCCCTGAATGCGGGCTGGAAACGGAAGCCCGGGCACATTGTGGCACCGCTACGGTACACACAAGGGGAATACCCTGGATGACCAATGAAATGGTGAATTTCCTCTCCTGTCTCCTTGCGGGCGTGCTACCTGTGTTATTTTTCTGGTGA
- a CDS encoding glycosyltransferase, with amino-acid sequence MKQITYPAFNESILSGWNTPQGREECITSILMVTGALLSSKDRNLVVVNPIVFPICSSDDFKAEADSLIQKKLLEQGESGKWQQIFTMWSMYDGNLINVWRELVMEDGLTVVPTTVNPLPLTHYRTSMAIDFQIRLSVSLMKRYLDHQATWFWMPQAAYIPGIDTYLVKNHIHTSFISGRSFDHSEKEGSGDMLRTPRGLHLIPVDEGDGALEMRQFPSNYESSESVLARVEFGYNGSERNDQILSDEAIRQLPLLHRMEATIEAHLRGYGEDLPLIHLVREWMAAIDRVMQGRDAEPDQYEMCRRFIETQVEKHSFFKQREILIPYPRVEDISGTLLVEGGKEEKQGSVLILSWEYPPNVVGGLSRHVHDLATTFAKKGRGVHVLTARTPGMLPYEKVEGVEIHRVHPLHPYEDDFFKWVIDLNHAFIRYAGELMTHEHITLLHAHDWIVGTAARHLKSTRALPLITTIHATEHGRNHGIHTDLQRKIHEEEERLTRDSDHVIVCSDHMKEEVKTLFPAAEACTVIPNGVDLDHGSEPETSNEDGYFFAIGRMVSEKGFETIIHTAARMKEEERDFSVVIAGKGPLLDDYRVRVGEAGLSGMINFVGFISDEERNRYLRGCRAVLFPSLYEPFGIVALEAMAHKKMVIASNTGGLKTIVKHEQTGLLFQPEDADDLYGQILRVMENRQQAEEWGRNGHKLAESMFSWERIAELTWQIYEDVRLEAKVAGGAQ; translated from the coding sequence ATGAAGCAGATCACCTATCCAGCATTCAATGAGTCCATCCTATCGGGTTGGAACACCCCTCAAGGGAGGGAGGAATGCATCACCTCGATCCTGATGGTAACGGGAGCACTTCTGTCATCAAAAGATCGCAACCTCGTCGTCGTGAACCCCATTGTCTTCCCGATCTGTTCAAGTGATGACTTCAAGGCAGAAGCCGACAGCCTGATCCAGAAAAAGCTTCTTGAACAAGGAGAAAGCGGGAAATGGCAGCAGATCTTCACGATGTGGAGCATGTATGATGGAAATCTTATCAACGTATGGCGGGAACTTGTGATGGAGGACGGACTGACAGTGGTGCCCACTACGGTCAATCCCCTGCCCCTTACACATTACAGGACATCCATGGCTATCGATTTCCAGATTCGATTGAGTGTCAGCTTGATGAAGCGATACCTCGACCATCAAGCCACCTGGTTCTGGATGCCTCAGGCCGCATATATTCCCGGTATCGATACGTACCTGGTAAAAAACCATATCCACACCTCCTTCATCTCAGGCCGTTCATTCGATCATAGTGAAAAAGAAGGATCGGGGGATATGCTCCGGACCCCGCGTGGATTGCATCTCATTCCTGTAGATGAAGGGGATGGTGCCCTGGAAATGAGACAGTTTCCGTCCAATTATGAATCATCGGAATCTGTCCTTGCGAGGGTGGAGTTCGGTTACAATGGGTCGGAGCGGAATGACCAGATTCTATCCGACGAGGCCATCAGGCAGCTGCCGCTCCTGCATCGGATGGAAGCCACCATCGAAGCTCATCTGCGTGGGTATGGTGAAGATCTTCCTCTTATCCATCTTGTGAGAGAGTGGATGGCTGCCATCGACAGAGTGATGCAGGGGAGGGATGCCGAACCTGATCAGTATGAGATGTGCCGACGTTTCATTGAAACCCAAGTGGAAAAGCACTCATTCTTCAAACAACGAGAGATCCTCATCCCGTATCCACGCGTAGAAGATATCTCAGGTACACTGCTTGTGGAAGGAGGCAAGGAGGAGAAACAGGGTTCTGTCCTGATCCTTTCCTGGGAGTACCCGCCCAATGTGGTAGGTGGGCTTTCAAGACATGTGCATGATCTTGCCACCACTTTTGCCAAAAAGGGGAGGGGCGTCCACGTATTGACAGCCCGCACTCCGGGAATGCTTCCATATGAAAAAGTCGAAGGAGTGGAGATCCACCGGGTCCATCCTCTCCATCCTTATGAAGATGATTTCTTCAAGTGGGTCATCGATTTGAATCATGCTTTCATCCGCTATGCCGGGGAATTGATGACGCACGAACACATCACCCTCCTTCACGCTCACGATTGGATCGTCGGAACGGCTGCACGCCATCTCAAATCGACCAGGGCCCTTCCGCTGATTACAACAATCCATGCGACGGAACACGGGAGGAATCACGGAATCCATACCGATCTTCAGCGGAAAATCCATGAAGAAGAAGAGAGGCTGACCAGGGATTCCGATCATGTGATCGTCTGCAGCGATCACATGAAGGAAGAAGTGAAAACTCTCTTTCCGGCAGCGGAGGCGTGCACGGTCATACCGAATGGAGTCGATCTCGATCATGGGTCGGAACCGGAAACATCCAACGAGGATGGCTACTTCTTTGCGATTGGCAGGATGGTCAGCGAGAAGGGATTTGAAACGATCATCCATACAGCTGCCAGGATGAAGGAGGAAGAGCGGGATTTTTCCGTGGTGATTGCAGGCAAGGGCCCGCTTCTCGATGATTACAGGGTTCGCGTAGGGGAAGCCGGACTGTCGGGTATGATCAACTTCGTCGGATTCATATCGGATGAAGAACGAAACCGCTACTTGAGAGGGTGCCGGGCCGTTCTTTTCCCAAGTCTCTATGAGCCTTTTGGAATCGTAGCCCTTGAGGCCATGGCGCATAAGAAAATGGTTATCGCCTCGAACACAGGAGGATTGAAAACGATTGTGAAGCATGAACAGACGGGGCTTTTATTCCAGCCGGAGGATGCTGATGATCTGTATGGTCAGATCCTGCGGGTCATGGAAAACCGTCAACAGGCCGAGGAGTGGGGGAGAAACGGTCATAAGCTGGCAGAGAGCATGTTCAGCTGGGAACGAATTGCCGAATTGACCTGGCAGATTTATGAGGATGTGAGATTGGAAGCGAAAGTGGCAGGTGGTGCGCAATGA
- a CDS encoding rhomboid family intramembrane serine protease, with translation MELTNHYLFWKIVHHLVEGKQYRLIHQSDEHEEVWLENTAVKQAGIVRVRLKDLDFFRWMERDMELVLQNGENLRKSLRKSKLNIKTIYVSTYPPVDDGMDTVSRGTVTVTPLVVESARFKETLSNDSVLCEGDWELPEEIEDRDVEWMRDLALTSARRRIQAEQSLFQKGKPFFTYLFIAMQVIMFAILELNGGSHNTETLIRFGAKYRPLMLEGEWWRLITPVFLHIGMIHLLLNSVALFYLGGAVERIYGRFRFILIYLVAGVMGSLGSFLFTDTVSAGASGAIFGCFGALLYFGTIHPKIFFRTMGNNILVVFALNLVIGFILPGIDNAGHLGGVVGGFIMAGIAGVPKSGKRIRQLLFLVIMIIILSLAINREWSDDPLKMSVDHVNALAGDKLAMEKWEEAEALLKTVAEKGDPDAIVYFQLSYAEIQLNKMDQAEEHLKKAIQEDESLPEAHYNLAYLLQGENGKREEALKHAKRAYELSDSNQKYKDLYDYLKSENQ, from the coding sequence GTGGAGTTGACGAATCACTATCTATTTTGGAAAATCGTCCATCATCTGGTGGAAGGTAAACAGTACAGACTCATCCATCAATCCGACGAACACGAGGAAGTGTGGCTTGAAAATACGGCGGTGAAACAAGCCGGCATCGTCCGCGTCCGGTTGAAGGATCTGGATTTCTTCCGTTGGATGGAGCGGGATATGGAGCTTGTCCTCCAGAACGGAGAGAATTTGCGTAAATCACTCCGTAAGAGCAAGCTCAACATCAAAACGATTTATGTATCCACCTATCCTCCTGTGGATGATGGAATGGACACTGTTAGCAGGGGGACTGTGACGGTCACACCCTTGGTTGTCGAGTCCGCCCGCTTCAAGGAAACGCTGAGTAACGATTCTGTGCTCTGCGAAGGGGATTGGGAGCTGCCCGAGGAGATCGAGGACCGCGATGTAGAGTGGATGAGAGACCTTGCCCTCACCTCTGCACGGAGGCGGATTCAGGCTGAACAAAGTCTTTTCCAAAAGGGAAAACCCTTTTTTACATATCTTTTCATCGCTATGCAGGTGATCATGTTTGCGATTTTGGAACTGAATGGGGGAAGTCACAACACTGAAACCCTCATCCGTTTCGGTGCCAAGTACAGACCGCTCATGCTTGAAGGGGAGTGGTGGCGTCTGATCACCCCGGTCTTTTTGCATATCGGCATGATTCATCTGCTTTTGAACAGTGTCGCCCTGTTCTATCTGGGGGGAGCAGTCGAGCGGATTTACGGGAGGTTCAGGTTTATCCTGATTTACCTTGTTGCAGGGGTCATGGGGTCACTCGGTAGTTTCCTGTTCACCGATACGGTTTCTGCGGGTGCCAGCGGGGCAATCTTCGGATGTTTCGGAGCCTTGTTGTACTTCGGTACCATACATCCAAAGATCTTTTTCCGCACGATGGGCAACAATATCCTCGTTGTATTCGCCCTCAATCTCGTCATCGGATTCATTCTCCCTGGGATCGACAACGCCGGGCATCTTGGTGGAGTGGTGGGAGGTTTCATCATGGCAGGTATTGCAGGTGTGCCGAAGTCTGGTAAGAGGATAAGGCAGCTGTTGTTTCTTGTCATCATGATCATCATCCTTTCCCTGGCAATCAATAGGGAGTGGAGTGACGATCCACTAAAGATGAGTGTGGACCATGTGAATGCCCTTGCTGGAGATAAGCTCGCAATGGAGAAATGGGAAGAGGCGGAAGCGCTTTTGAAGACGGTGGCCGAAAAAGGTGATCCCGATGCCATTGTTTATTTTCAACTTTCCTATGCCGAAATCCAACTGAATAAGATGGATCAGGCAGAGGAACACCTCAAAAAGGCCATTCAGGAGGACGAATCTCTTCCGGAAGCCCATTATAATCTAGCCTACCTCTTACAAGGTGAAAACGGGAAAAGGGAAGAAGCCCTCAAGCATGCCAAGAGGGCTTACGAACTATCGGATTCCAATCAGAAATACAAAGATCTATACGATTACCTAAAAAGCGAAAATCAATAG
- a CDS encoding ROK family glucokinase: MTDKWLVGVDLGGTTTKIAFLSTYGEILYKWEIPTDKSDSGKHIIAHIAKSIDAKLEQLDVKKEQLIGIGMGAPGPVEMRRGIIYEAINLGWSENTPLKDLIEMETGLPSVIDNDANCAALGEMWKGAGNGAKDLVCVTLGTGVGGGVITNGEIVHGIRGAGGEIGHITVVPKGGYSCNCGKTGCLETVASATGVVRVAREKLKSSTEDSVLRDLKVIGSKQVFDAARTGDSLALKIVDQLAYYLGLSLANLGNAVNPEKIVIGGGVSKAGKTLLEPVMNYFKRFAFPKVRTSTTIDIATLENDAGVIGAAWLVKNAL; this comes from the coding sequence ATGACAGATAAATGGCTCGTGGGAGTGGACCTGGGGGGAACCACGACGAAGATCGCATTTCTAAGTACATACGGTGAAATCCTATATAAATGGGAAATACCGACGGATAAATCGGATAGCGGTAAACATATTATCGCCCATATTGCAAAAAGCATCGATGCCAAGCTGGAACAACTCGATGTTAAAAAGGAACAGCTCATTGGGATCGGCATGGGTGCACCGGGACCCGTCGAGATGAGACGGGGAATCATCTATGAAGCCATCAATCTCGGGTGGAGTGAAAATACGCCTCTCAAGGATCTTATTGAAATGGAAACCGGCCTGCCTTCTGTCATCGATAATGATGCCAACTGTGCGGCACTCGGTGAAATGTGGAAAGGTGCCGGAAACGGGGCCAAGGATCTTGTGTGTGTCACTCTCGGTACCGGTGTTGGTGGAGGTGTCATCACCAACGGGGAGATTGTTCATGGTATCAGGGGTGCCGGCGGTGAAATCGGCCATATCACCGTGGTTCCGAAAGGCGGTTATTCATGTAACTGTGGTAAGACCGGTTGTCTTGAAACCGTCGCATCTGCCACAGGAGTCGTCAGGGTCGCCCGTGAGAAACTCAAGTCATCCACAGAGGACTCTGTACTACGCGATCTTAAGGTCATTGGATCAAAGCAGGTATTCGATGCGGCAAGGACAGGAGACAGCCTTGCTCTTAAAATCGTAGATCAGCTTGCCTATTATTTAGGTTTGAGTTTGGCGAATCTCGGAAACGCCGTCAATCCGGAGAAGATTGTCATCGGTGGGGGCGTTTCAAAAGCCGGAAAAACCCTTCTGGAGCCCGTAATGAACTATTTCAAACGGTTTGCTTTTCCAAAGGTGCGAACGTCTACTACCATTGATATTGCAACACTTGAAAATGATGCAGGCGTGATCGGGGCCGCTTGGCTTGTCAAAAACGCCCTTTAG
- the rpmG gene encoding 50S ribosomal protein L33 produces MRVNITLACTETGERNYITTKNKRNNPDRLELKKYCPKLKRVTLHRETK; encoded by the coding sequence ATGCGTGTAAACATTACTTTAGCTTGCACAGAAACTGGTGAGCGTAACTATATTACAACGAAGAACAAGCGTAACAATCCAGACCGTCTTGAGCTAAAAAAATACTGCCCGAAATTGAAGCGTGTTACATTGCACCGTGAAACAAAATAA
- a CDS encoding 5-formyltetrahydrofolate cyclo-ligase, protein MKQIMRERQLEKLANIPFVTGKQKGHRVEQNLFTSRDWTGSRVIAVTVSKPPEIDTWGIVKRGWEEGKRMVVPRCLPKTRGMDFYALSDFGELEQVYYGLYEPRNGEAEPISLDQIDMMIVPGLAFTTGGYRLGFGGGYYDRILTGYKGTTISLAVDEQLVEEIPVESFDLPVQKIITESGIIHCGD, encoded by the coding sequence ATGAAGCAAATCATGAGGGAGAGACAGCTTGAGAAGCTTGCGAATATCCCATTCGTCACGGGGAAACAAAAAGGGCACAGGGTTGAACAGAACCTGTTTACTTCCCGCGATTGGACCGGCAGCCGTGTGATTGCCGTCACCGTGTCGAAACCACCTGAGATCGATACATGGGGGATTGTGAAACGGGGATGGGAAGAAGGGAAGAGGATGGTGGTGCCAAGGTGCCTGCCTAAGACGAGGGGGATGGATTTCTATGCCCTGAGCGACTTCGGCGAACTTGAACAAGTCTACTATGGCCTTTACGAACCGCGTAATGGAGAAGCTGAACCTATCTCGTTAGATCAAATCGATATGATGATCGTCCCGGGACTTGCCTTCACCACGGGAGGGTATCGCCTCGGTTTTGGTGGGGGCTATTACGACCGGATCCTGACGGGATACAAAGGGACGACCATCTCACTGGCAGTAGACGAACAGCTGGTGGAGGAAATCCCCGTGGAGTCATTTGATCTCCCTGTCCAAAAGATCATCACAGAATCCGGGATCATCCACTGTGGGGATTGA
- a CDS encoding spore germination protein, with translation MAMQEKKPVSIVIEENTSYLREVLAVDKSFDVIQLDVEYAERKMGLFMVDGFVKDDIMHYLMKILSGLDPEQLQEDTLQKLLKTYIPYIEIEQVDDLNQVVDLVLAGPTALVVDGVDKVIMIDARTYPVRGPQEPDIERVVRGSRDGYVETIVFNTALTRRRVRDPSLRMEYMQVGRRSKTDIVVSYIEDIADPELVHRIKDALSKIDTDGLPMGEKTLEEFISGRHWNPYPMVRYTERPDTAAAHLYEGHIIIMVDGSPSVMITPTTFWHHLQHAEEYRNKPSVGAYLRFVRFIAVWCSIFLLPLYYLFTIHPALLPDSLSYIGVNESGEVPLFLQFLMIEVGIDILRMAAIHTPSSLATALGLVAALMIGQVAVEVGLLVNEVILYLAIAAIGTFSTPSYEMSLANRLVRIFLLIMTSLWGVYGFVIGVFLWLMMLSRMKSFDIPYMWPFIPFNFRAFRDVFLRSPMPLKNRRPRFLHPKDPDR, from the coding sequence ATGGCCATGCAGGAAAAGAAACCTGTTTCAATTGTGATTGAAGAAAATACGAGCTATTTAAGGGAAGTCCTTGCTGTCGATAAGAGTTTTGATGTCATTCAGCTCGATGTGGAATATGCCGAAAGGAAGATGGGTCTTTTCATGGTGGACGGCTTTGTAAAAGATGATATCATGCACTATCTGATGAAGATCCTTTCGGGCCTTGATCCGGAACAGCTTCAGGAAGATACCCTCCAAAAGCTTTTGAAAACGTATATCCCTTATATTGAAATCGAGCAGGTTGATGATTTGAATCAGGTGGTGGACCTTGTCCTGGCCGGACCGACGGCACTCGTGGTGGACGGTGTCGATAAAGTCATCATGATCGATGCCAGGACGTACCCTGTCAGGGGACCACAGGAGCCTGATATCGAGCGGGTGGTCCGTGGTTCACGTGACGGATATGTGGAAACGATCGTATTCAATACGGCATTGACAAGGAGGAGGGTAAGGGATCCTTCCCTGAGGATGGAGTATATGCAAGTGGGAAGAAGGAGCAAAACCGACATCGTGGTAAGTTATATCGAAGACATAGCGGATCCTGAGCTTGTCCATCGCATCAAGGATGCCCTGTCCAAGATCGATACTGACGGGCTTCCCATGGGTGAGAAGACCCTGGAGGAATTCATCTCCGGCCGTCACTGGAATCCCTATCCCATGGTGCGCTATACAGAGCGTCCCGATACGGCGGCCGCTCATTTATATGAAGGCCATATCATCATCATGGTGGATGGATCACCGAGTGTCATGATCACTCCAACGACGTTTTGGCATCATCTCCAGCATGCGGAGGAATATCGCAACAAACCGTCCGTTGGGGCGTATTTACGATTTGTCCGGTTCATTGCGGTCTGGTGTTCCATATTTTTATTGCCGCTGTATTATCTGTTCACGATCCATCCTGCTCTCCTGCCTGATTCTCTCTCGTATATAGGGGTGAATGAGTCTGGGGAAGTCCCTTTATTCCTACAGTTCCTCATGATCGAGGTGGGAATCGACATCCTCAGAATGGCAGCGATCCATACGCCTTCTTCCCTTGCGACGGCACTTGGTCTCGTTGCTGCACTGATGATCGGTCAAGTAGCCGTGGAAGTCGGCCTGTTGGTGAATGAAGTCATCCTGTATCTTGCCATTGCAGCCATCGGCACGTTCTCGACTCCGAGTTATGAGATGAGTCTTGCCAATCGCCTGGTGAGGATCTTCCTGCTGATCATGACCTCCCTGTGGGGTGTTTACGGCTTTGTTATCGGGGTCTTCTTATGGCTCATGATGCTGTCGAGGATGAAGTCTTTCGACATTCCCTACATGTGGCCGTTCATCCCCTTTAACTTCAGGGCCTTCAGGGATGTGTTCCTCCGTTCTCCCATGCCCCTTAAGAATCGGAGGCCGCGTTTCCTTCACCCTAAGGATCCGGATCGATGA
- a CDS encoding YqgQ family protein yields the protein MKTIYDIQQLLKRFGTIIYVGNRLSDLELMEGELRELYVSKLIEQKEFHSALLLLRSEMEREKHKQDR from the coding sequence ATGAAAACAATCTATGACATTCAGCAATTACTGAAACGGTTCGGTACCATCATCTATGTGGGGAATCGTCTCTCGGACCTCGAGTTGATGGAGGGCGAACTAAGGGAACTCTATGTTTCCAAACTGATCGAACAGAAGGAATTCCATTCGGCCCTGCTGCTGCTGCGCAGTGAGATGGAACGGGAAAAACATAAACAGGACAGGTGA